The region TTTTGAAAATTCCGTCGCCGGTTTCTTTGAAAGAAAACGGCTGAACCAAGAGAGAAAAGGGACGTCGTGATGTCGAGAACAACAATCGTGGTACTGGTCGTGGTGTTGATCGTCGTGTTTTTCGGCGGCTACAGCTTTATCGGCTAAAACCCGGCAATCCCGGTGGCAGCCGGGGCAAAGTGATACTAAAAGCCCCACCAAATGGGGCGCGACCAAAGCCCATTAAGGGGCGGGAACGTAAGGGACGACATGATCGGACTTGAGCATTACCTGACGGTAGCGGCAACGCTGTTTGTCATCGGCATCTTCGGGCTATTCCTGAATCGCAAGAACGTGATCATTCTGCTGATGAGCATCGAATTGATGCTGCTCGCGGTGAACATCAACCTCGTCGCCTTCTCCAGTTTCCTTGGTGATCTGACGGGGCAGGTGTTTACGCTTTTCGTACTCACCGTCGCCGCCGCCGAGGCCGCCATTGGCCTCGCCATTCTGGTCTGTTTCTTCCGCAACCGTGGCTCGATCGCGGTGGAAGATGTCAACGTGATGAAGGGCTGAGGCAATGGAAACCACGATCCTATTCGCCCCGCTGGTGGGTGCCATCCTCTGCGGTTTCGGCTGGAAGATTACTGGTGAGAAAGCTGCCCAGTGGATCGCGACTGGCTTGCTGTTCCTCTCGGCCTTCCTGTCCTGGGTCGTCTTCCTGACGCTGGACGGCCCGACCGAGCAAATCCAGATCCTGCGCTTTATCGAAAGCGGCACGCTGAGCACCGATTGGGCGATCCGCATGGACCGTCTGACCGCGATCATGTTGATCGTG is a window of Sulfitobacter sp. W027 DNA encoding:
- the nuoK gene encoding NADH-quinone oxidoreductase subunit NuoK — its product is MIGLEHYLTVAATLFVIGIFGLFLNRKNVIILLMSIELMLLAVNINLVAFSSFLGDLTGQVFTLFVLTVAAAEAAIGLAILVCFFRNRGSIAVEDVNVMKG